In the Gossypium raimondii isolate GPD5lz chromosome 9, ASM2569854v1, whole genome shotgun sequence genome, one interval contains:
- the LOC105797554 gene encoding uncharacterized protein LOC105797554, with amino-acid sequence MDEGQSSMIEAQLANLTAMEGEANAVFPNQRRKLIGNEKTSLGENVSAIFQKKLPTKCKDPGMFLIPCKIGDLKLDRAMLDLGASINVMPRSIYDKVQLGSLKGTGLIIQLADRSNAYPDGVLEYVLVQVNELVFPADFYVLDMGPNDNLIDVPLLLGRPFLKTARTKIDVHKGNLTMEFDGEIIKFDAMRYPTDINSVFALDVIDNFVQDVYELGGDDELKSVLVKSIFDINEHECIISDSLINSVCVLDLPTLTRFKPVLPSLMVTDRQVPSLIAPPKLELKELPENLKYTFLGENQTLLLIVSNALTEMQESKLLKVLREHREAFGWTLADIKGLSTTLCTHKIALEPNSVPKRDP; translated from the exons ATGGATGAGGGTCAATCGAGTATGATAGAGGCTCAGTTAGCTAATTTAACAGCTATG GAAGGGGAAGCTAACGCTGTCTTTCCAAATCAGAGAAG gaaattaattggaaatgagaagaCTAGCTTAGGCGAAAATGTATCTGCgatatttcaaaagaaacttccAACTAAATGTAAAGATCCGGGAATGTTTTTGATACCTTGTAAGATAGGAGACCTTAAACTTGATAGAGCTATGCTTGATTTAGGAGCTTCTATAAATGTCATGCCTAGGAGCATCTACGATAAGGTACAGTTAGGTTCATTAAAAGGAACAGGACTGATAATTCAACTCGCTGATAGGAGTAATGCATATCCTGATGGCGTCTTAGAATATGTTCTAGTACAAGTAAATGAGTTAGTCTTTCCGgctgatttttatgttttagacatGGGACCTAATGATAATTTGATTGATGTACCTTTACTTTTAGGCAGACCTTTCCTGAAGACCGCTAGAACAAAAATTGATGTTCATAAAGGGAATTTAACTATGGAATTTGATGGtgagataataaaatttgatgctATGAGATATCCCACTGATATTAATTCTGTGTTTGCCCTTGAtgtaattgataattttgttcAAGATGTTTATGAATTAGGAGGGGATGACGAGTTAAAAAGTGTTCTAGTTAAAAGCATTTTTGATATCAATGAGCATGAATGCATCATTTCTGATTCCTTAATTAATTCGGTTTGTGTATTAGACTTGCCCACATTGACACGCTTCAAGCCGGTTCTCCCTAGCCTTATGGTGACTGATAGGCAAGTTCCTTCACTGATTGCACCACCTAAATTGGAGTTAAAAGAGCTGCCAGAAAATTTAAAGTACACCTTTTTAGGTGAAAATCAAACCTTGCTATTAATAGTATCAAATGCCTTAACTGAAATGCAAGAATCCAAGCTGCTTAAAGTTCTTAGGGAACATAGAGAAGCCTTCGGTTGGACACTAGCTGATATTAAGGGACTTAGTACGACTTTATGCACTCACAAGATTGCCTTAGAACCAAACTCGGTCCCTAAAAGAGACCCCTAA